One Rubripirellula amarantea DNA segment encodes these proteins:
- a CDS encoding VWA domain-containing protein has product MSLFLHPWYLLLLLLIPLLIWLRKRTRVAAIEYSSVVEGVEFPRTLRQRLAWLPTALSLIAMTLLIISLARPRQGKERTVYSSEGIAMELVVDRSGSMMALDFMVEGSRVDRLTAVKKVASEFVLGDEDDETMSGRTSDRIGLVAFAGYADAITPPTLDHSFLVKSLNRTQIAHQSEDGTAIGDALALATEKLNSLKSKTDAEVKSKVIILLTDGENTAGELDPEAAAELAKTLGIKVYTIGVGTKGRAPFPVRRNRLGEIMVDYIEVNIDEETLTSIANLTGGKYFRATDTDSLKQIYAEIDELERTEFETDRFVDYREWAVTTFTFRGWRIPGLVAIASLCMALSLALSQTVFRRLA; this is encoded by the coding sequence ATGAGCTTGTTCCTTCACCCTTGGTATCTGTTGCTTCTTCTTTTAATTCCGCTGCTGATTTGGTTACGTAAGCGCACTCGAGTCGCCGCGATCGAGTACTCGTCGGTTGTTGAAGGCGTTGAATTCCCTCGAACGCTTCGCCAGCGTTTGGCCTGGTTGCCGACCGCTTTGTCGTTGATCGCGATGACGCTACTGATCATTTCACTTGCTCGTCCGCGGCAAGGCAAAGAACGAACGGTTTACAGTTCCGAGGGCATCGCCATGGAATTAGTAGTCGATCGCAGCGGTAGCATGATGGCGCTTGACTTCATGGTCGAAGGTAGTCGGGTTGATCGCCTGACCGCAGTCAAGAAGGTTGCCAGTGAGTTTGTGCTAGGCGACGAAGACGACGAAACCATGAGTGGCAGGACTAGCGATCGTATTGGATTGGTCGCGTTCGCCGGTTACGCCGACGCCATTACACCACCCACTTTGGATCACTCGTTTCTGGTCAAGTCACTTAACCGAACCCAAATCGCCCATCAGAGCGAGGACGGAACGGCGATTGGCGATGCGTTAGCATTGGCAACCGAAAAGCTCAATTCGCTGAAGTCAAAGACGGACGCTGAAGTGAAAAGCAAAGTCATCATCCTGCTTACCGATGGTGAAAATACTGCGGGCGAACTCGATCCCGAAGCCGCTGCGGAACTGGCCAAAACACTTGGCATTAAGGTTTACACGATCGGCGTTGGAACCAAAGGCCGAGCCCCGTTTCCGGTCCGACGAAATCGTTTAGGCGAGATCATGGTCGATTACATCGAGGTCAACATCGATGAAGAAACACTCACATCCATCGCCAACCTCACTGGTGGAAAGTATTTCCGAGCGACCGACACCGACTCACTGAAGCAGATCTATGCAGAAATCGACGAGCTTGAGCGAACCGAATTTGAAACCGATCGCTTTGTCGACTACCGCGAATGGGCCGTAACGACTTTCACCTTTCGAGGCTGGCGTATCCCTGGCCTAGTGGCGATTGCCAGCCTTTGCATGGCGTTAAGTCTTGCCTTGTCTCAAACTGTTTTTCGGCGTTTGGCTTAA
- a CDS encoding VWA domain-containing protein: MDNLQIGNEHFIPWFALLAVFFSLVLMAGFWRRKVSRRFAESNQWQRMFDQSASTWTTVASLLLLVSLAFSWIAALDIRWGRVSREVPQRGIEVIFALDVSRSMLAEDVAPNRLERAKQMIKDTVAEMAGDSVGLVIFAGESRQAIPMTSHYDDFRSRLDEISPIDISRGGSRLGDAIRSAEDGFLNSASSSRAIVLLTDGEDMESNPVQAAKTAKDEAGITVFTIGLGDMTKGARIPTQRDRYIEYQGEQVWSKLDGKVLEQMAEASGGAYIPAGTKQVNMADFYSLYLSSLEQDVLETRTVDNYEARFQWFVAPAIALLAISLWPRRSRQRQSH; this comes from the coding sequence ATGGATAACCTTCAAATTGGCAACGAGCATTTCATCCCATGGTTTGCGTTGCTCGCCGTGTTCTTCTCGTTGGTCTTGATGGCCGGGTTTTGGCGACGCAAGGTGTCTCGTCGATTCGCAGAATCAAATCAGTGGCAGCGAATGTTCGATCAAAGTGCCTCGACTTGGACGACCGTCGCATCGCTCTTGCTGCTGGTGTCATTGGCGTTTTCTTGGATTGCAGCCTTGGACATTCGCTGGGGACGAGTTTCTCGCGAGGTCCCGCAGCGAGGAATCGAAGTCATTTTCGCTTTGGACGTTTCGCGCAGCATGTTGGCCGAGGACGTTGCTCCTAATCGGCTTGAACGAGCCAAGCAAATGATCAAAGACACGGTTGCCGAGATGGCGGGTGATTCCGTGGGATTAGTTATTTTCGCTGGTGAATCTCGCCAAGCGATTCCCATGACTAGTCACTACGATGATTTCCGCAGTCGGCTCGACGAGATTTCGCCAATCGACATCAGTCGCGGTGGCTCACGTTTGGGAGACGCGATTCGGTCGGCCGAAGATGGCTTTCTAAACTCTGCGTCTAGCAGCCGCGCGATTGTGTTGCTGACCGATGGTGAAGACATGGAAAGCAATCCAGTTCAAGCAGCCAAGACTGCCAAGGATGAAGCCGGCATCACTGTCTTCACGATAGGCTTAGGCGACATGACCAAAGGAGCCAGGATTCCGACCCAACGTGATCGCTATATCGAGTACCAGGGCGAACAGGTGTGGTCCAAGCTTGATGGAAAAGTGCTCGAGCAGATGGCTGAAGCAAGTGGTGGTGCTTACATTCCCGCCGGCACGAAACAGGTCAACATGGCCGATTTCTACAGCTTGTACTTGTCCTCGCTCGAACAAGATGTCCTGGAAACACGAACAGTCGACAATTACGAAGCGCGGTTCCAGTGGTTCGTTGCGCCTGCAATCGCGTTATTAGCAATCTCGCTTTGGCCACGGCGGTCGCGACAACGCCAATCGCATTAG
- a CDS encoding Gfo/Idh/MocA family protein → MSKRSRSRRKSDPDKTGVSELVSPNKDGSDVSLAPTRRKFIQGSGLILAGSAIAGAGLSPARAAHAIGSDTIKIGLVGCGWRGTAAAISTMNTASSDTSANGVKLVAMADMFEHAVQTAYRTIKGRVAARDPADCDHVARFSGLDGFRGVIDSDADLVILATPPVFRPDHFSLAVESGKQVFMERPVAVDAAGVNQILEAGKVAQSKGLSVAVGLQRRHDLRTMECVDAIHGGILGDLQYAKAYWKGSTSPVQPQRDKESQLEYELRNWRHFRSHSGDLINEHQVQTLDLFNHIFGDHPAIACGQGGLSPAVNGEEQGSGSGPDVFDHHAVEFTYPSGVSLFLQCQRQSLSQRHSKSLRVIEAVHGSKGVCDLVTGTIRDLSGKKIWQSSSNSSKGNGQQMQLDHFVKSLREGVQVNELDYAAKSTLTAILGTVASYRGDSVKWDDLGQS, encoded by the coding sequence ATGTCCAAACGCTCGCGTAGTCGCCGAAAGTCCGATCCTGACAAAACGGGTGTGAGTGAACTCGTTTCGCCAAATAAGGATGGATCTGACGTCTCACTAGCTCCAACGCGTCGAAAGTTCATCCAGGGTAGCGGCCTGATTTTGGCAGGCAGTGCCATCGCGGGTGCGGGGCTTTCCCCTGCACGTGCTGCTCACGCGATCGGATCCGACACGATTAAGATCGGTTTGGTTGGGTGCGGCTGGCGAGGCACGGCCGCTGCGATTTCGACGATGAATACGGCATCATCGGACACGTCCGCCAACGGAGTGAAGTTGGTGGCGATGGCCGATATGTTTGAGCACGCGGTGCAGACCGCTTACCGAACAATCAAAGGACGAGTCGCCGCACGCGATCCCGCGGACTGTGATCATGTTGCTCGGTTTTCAGGCCTGGACGGTTTCCGTGGCGTTATCGATAGCGATGCTGACTTGGTCATTCTTGCCACGCCGCCGGTCTTTCGACCTGATCACTTCAGCCTTGCTGTCGAATCCGGCAAGCAGGTTTTTATGGAACGACCGGTAGCAGTCGACGCTGCGGGTGTGAATCAGATTTTAGAAGCTGGCAAAGTTGCGCAGTCGAAGGGGCTTTCCGTTGCGGTCGGATTGCAACGCCGGCATGACCTGCGAACCATGGAATGCGTCGATGCGATTCATGGTGGCATTCTGGGTGATCTTCAGTATGCCAAAGCGTATTGGAAAGGCAGCACTTCACCCGTCCAACCTCAACGCGATAAAGAAAGTCAGCTTGAATACGAACTTCGCAATTGGCGACATTTTCGATCGCACAGCGGAGATCTGATCAACGAACATCAGGTCCAAACACTAGATCTGTTCAACCATATTTTCGGTGATCATCCCGCAATTGCATGTGGGCAAGGCGGACTTTCCCCGGCGGTGAATGGGGAAGAGCAAGGAAGTGGTAGCGGCCCCGATGTGTTTGATCATCATGCAGTCGAATTCACTTATCCGAGCGGCGTTTCGTTGTTCCTGCAATGTCAACGCCAATCGTTGAGTCAACGCCACTCCAAATCTCTTCGTGTGATCGAAGCGGTTCACGGATCCAAAGGTGTTTGTGATTTAGTGACGGGAACGATCCGTGACTTGTCTGGCAAAAAGATTTGGCAGAGTTCGTCAAACTCTAGCAAGGGTAATGGCCAGCAAATGCAGTTGGATCATTTCGTGAAATCACTGCGAGAGGGAGTACAGGTGAACGAACTTGATTACGCTGCCAAGAGTACGCTGACGGCGATACTGGGAACGGTGGCTAGCTATCGCGGGGATAGCGTGAAGTGGGATGATCTTGGTCAGTCATGA
- a CDS encoding peptidylprolyl isomerase, with amino-acid sequence MSLRISSLPTLPSGCAVAIFALLGLFSTQASAQEAPSTSSDSGAESTELALPDLGPPITGEIGSGAGPMQADASTEAEQDFTNDPEYLAEVERLTKAFEDARHKLETAVVQQRLIYTRYLNAEARSKADRESYTVKRDEVRSLMDETYTAALDLSRITGNEEAAQYILTMIQHRFERGIYNLSTAEGAARLIDGGARYLLLFKAGARSALVSGKFDIAKRLYEAIDRKDMEKVDIGMFISLEELEKSWEKESEIREQEAQADDLPRVKFVTTQGEFTVELFINEAPSTVANFINLVEQGFYDGLDFHQVVDNMLALTGDPSGLGSGGSGKFLVDEFDPEVTRTALRGYLVMAKLPVPGSTSGEFVPNSASSQFAILYMPIVANLGEQTVFGCVIEGMDVVSRLRRVDPSKKAEEKKMQLPPDRILETTVLRRPDTLPEVKYFDVRAALQAEQDRIRAAQKAAESTHQHDGHDHDGHDHDDHDHEGHDHED; translated from the coding sequence ATGTCTTTACGAATTTCTTCCCTGCCCACATTGCCAAGTGGCTGCGCGGTCGCGATCTTTGCCCTTCTAGGCTTGTTTTCCACGCAGGCGTCAGCTCAAGAAGCGCCCTCGACCTCCAGCGACTCAGGTGCTGAATCTACCGAATTGGCGCTACCCGATTTGGGCCCGCCGATCACGGGCGAGATCGGTTCGGGGGCCGGGCCGATGCAGGCCGATGCATCGACAGAAGCCGAGCAGGATTTCACGAACGATCCCGAATATCTTGCCGAAGTGGAACGGCTAACCAAAGCCTTTGAAGACGCTCGTCACAAACTCGAAACAGCGGTCGTCCAACAGCGACTCATTTACACCCGCTATCTCAATGCCGAGGCAAGGTCAAAGGCGGATCGTGAAAGCTACACCGTCAAACGAGATGAAGTTCGAAGTTTGATGGACGAAACGTACACGGCTGCTTTGGATTTGAGTCGGATCACTGGAAACGAAGAAGCGGCACAGTACATTTTGACGATGATCCAACATCGCTTTGAACGCGGGATCTATAACCTATCTACCGCTGAGGGTGCCGCTCGGTTGATTGATGGCGGCGCTAGGTATCTTTTACTTTTCAAGGCGGGTGCTCGGTCAGCGCTGGTCTCTGGAAAGTTTGATATCGCGAAAAGGCTCTACGAGGCCATTGATCGAAAAGACATGGAGAAGGTGGACATTGGCATGTTCATCTCTTTGGAAGAGCTCGAGAAGAGTTGGGAGAAGGAAAGCGAAATTCGTGAGCAGGAAGCCCAAGCGGACGACTTGCCGCGAGTGAAGTTTGTGACCACCCAAGGCGAGTTCACCGTAGAGTTGTTTATCAATGAAGCGCCCTCGACTGTTGCAAACTTCATCAATTTGGTGGAACAAGGGTTCTACGATGGACTGGACTTCCATCAGGTCGTTGACAACATGCTTGCCCTCACCGGCGACCCGTCCGGTTTGGGAAGCGGCGGCAGCGGCAAATTTCTAGTGGACGAGTTTGATCCGGAAGTCACTCGAACGGCTTTGCGCGGTTATCTCGTCATGGCCAAGTTGCCCGTCCCCGGATCGACCTCGGGCGAGTTTGTGCCGAACTCGGCAAGCAGTCAGTTCGCCATCTTGTACATGCCGATTGTCGCAAACCTTGGTGAGCAAACTGTTTTTGGTTGCGTGATCGAAGGCATGGACGTGGTATCGAGATTGAGACGAGTCGATCCTTCGAAGAAAGCGGAAGAGAAGAAAATGCAACTGCCGCCGGATCGGATTCTAGAAACAACTGTGCTGCGTCGTCCCGACACGCTGCCGGAAGTGAAGTACTTCGACGTCAGGGCCGCGTTGCAAGCTGAACAAGACCGTATTCGCGCAGCCCAGAAAGCTGCCGAGTCCACTCATCAGCATGACGGCCATGATCATGACGGCCACGATCACGATGACCATGATCACGAAGGTCACGATCACGAAGATTGA
- a CDS encoding RsmD family RNA methyltransferase, which yields MGTGITYFAAAEPDFVARRGWHPDITYSAANRFAIAKRFDTAILPAMKGPNSKRNNSGKKSGISKKSDSGKNSAPKNSSGKPSKVIKPLKLRIIGGDMRGRTVTYHGADFTRPMKDNIRENLFNILGRAIKSSVAFDLFAGTGALGFESLSRGASSCVMVEQNRQAVREIQKTAETLDVAGRTKIIASDTFRVAGSLLAVPAQDTPWIVYLCPPYALWTEAFDPLMLILKTAIANAPPGSVIVTETDKTTDLDTFPPGDWDYRTYGKTTLGFIEPANRCGALS from the coding sequence TTGGGAACAGGAATAACGTATTTTGCCGCGGCAGAGCCCGACTTTGTCGCTCGACGCGGTTGGCATCCGGACATTACGTACTCAGCAGCCAATCGGTTTGCCATCGCCAAGCGATTTGATACCGCTATATTGCCCGCCATGAAAGGTCCAAACTCCAAACGCAACAACTCTGGCAAGAAATCCGGTATCAGCAAGAAGTCGGATTCTGGCAAGAACTCAGCCCCTAAAAATTCGTCCGGCAAGCCAAGCAAGGTGATCAAACCGCTCAAATTGCGCATCATCGGAGGCGATATGCGTGGCCGTACGGTGACTTATCACGGTGCCGACTTCACGCGTCCGATGAAGGACAATATTCGCGAGAACTTGTTCAACATTCTTGGCAGAGCGATCAAGAGTTCAGTCGCGTTCGACTTATTCGCGGGAACCGGCGCGTTGGGATTTGAATCGCTTAGCCGAGGTGCCAGCTCGTGCGTCATGGTCGAACAAAACCGCCAAGCGGTTCGCGAGATCCAAAAAACAGCCGAGACGCTCGACGTTGCTGGTCGGACCAAGATCATCGCCTCGGATACCTTTCGAGTCGCGGGAAGCTTGCTTGCCGTTCCCGCTCAAGACACACCTTGGATCGTCTACCTTTGTCCGCCTTATGCGCTGTGGACGGAAGCGTTCGATCCTTTGATGTTGATCTTGAAAACTGCGATCGCCAACGCGCCTCCGGGCAGCGTGATTGTTACCGAGACCGACAAGACGACTGACCTCGACACGTTTCCACCAGGGGATTGGGACTACCGTACCTACGGCAAGACCACGCTGGGCTTCATCGAACCAGCCAATCGTTGTGGCGCGCTGAGCTGA
- a CDS encoding phytoene desaturase family protein, protein MIASDKKSMRVVVIGGGLAGLSSACVLAARGHKVTLIDKNDWVGGKAAALHQDGFRFDMGPTILTLPSVLKRIFSEAGENVDDHIKMLELDPQWRCFFEGSGKTGASDADNTVLDLVSNVDLMQQNIDSFTQSRASGEGYQRFMKMSEQLHGVSDRFFFWRSVGGLRDTMDVGGAFSAAVLKDVLSLKMGRSVASVVRSHVPDERVCQMMDHFTQYVGSSPYASPAVLCSIAHMQTDEGIWYPIGGTRAIPEGLAALSDRLGVDVRTGTDAMKIEVRNGEVTGVVTATSEVIQCDAVVSNCDSVRTYRELLEGTKESAQFEKKNDREPACSGVVLYLGLNRRYEQLLHHNFVFSKDPEEEFDYIYHRGEPAPDPSAYVCAPSVSEPSVAPEGGEALYILVHTPYLRPGHNWKEMLPQYRDVILNKLERTAGMDGIRDAIVTEASLTPEGIHNRYRVLNGAIYGLASHGKYLGAFKPANRRRDIKGLYLAGGAAHPGPGMPMVMMSGWIAADALDQDAEAGTLVAS, encoded by the coding sequence ATGATTGCATCCGATAAGAAGTCCATGCGTGTCGTTGTTATTGGCGGTGGACTGGCGGGTTTGTCCTCGGCATGCGTTTTGGCGGCTCGGGGTCACAAGGTGACTTTGATTGACAAGAATGATTGGGTGGGCGGCAAAGCGGCCGCGCTTCATCAGGACGGCTTTCGCTTTGACATGGGGCCGACCATCTTGACGTTGCCGAGTGTATTGAAGCGGATCTTTTCCGAAGCTGGCGAGAATGTGGACGATCACATCAAAATGCTTGAGCTTGATCCGCAGTGGCGTTGTTTCTTTGAAGGCAGCGGCAAGACCGGTGCAAGCGACGCTGACAACACGGTGCTGGACTTGGTTTCTAATGTCGATCTGATGCAACAAAACATCGACAGCTTTACCCAGTCGCGAGCCAGTGGCGAAGGCTATCAGCGATTCATGAAGATGAGCGAACAGTTGCACGGCGTTTCGGATCGATTCTTTTTCTGGCGTTCGGTCGGTGGACTGCGAGACACGATGGATGTCGGCGGCGCATTTTCGGCTGCGGTGCTAAAGGATGTGTTGTCGCTCAAAATGGGGCGAAGCGTTGCCTCGGTCGTTCGGTCACATGTGCCCGATGAACGAGTATGCCAAATGATGGATCACTTCACCCAGTACGTCGGATCATCGCCGTACGCGTCCCCCGCTGTTTTGTGCAGCATCGCTCACATGCAGACGGATGAGGGGATTTGGTATCCCATAGGGGGAACTCGAGCGATTCCAGAAGGGTTAGCCGCCTTGTCCGATCGTTTGGGAGTCGACGTGCGCACTGGGACCGATGCCATGAAAATCGAAGTCCGTAACGGTGAGGTCACCGGAGTGGTCACGGCAACTAGCGAAGTCATCCAATGCGATGCTGTGGTTAGCAATTGTGATTCAGTTCGTACCTACCGCGAATTGTTGGAAGGAACGAAAGAATCGGCTCAGTTCGAAAAGAAGAATGATCGCGAACCGGCCTGCAGCGGTGTCGTGTTGTACTTGGGGCTCAATCGACGTTACGAGCAGCTCTTGCACCACAACTTTGTGTTTTCGAAAGATCCCGAAGAAGAGTTTGATTACATTTACCACCGCGGTGAGCCAGCACCGGATCCTAGCGCGTATGTTTGTGCGCCGTCGGTCAGTGAACCAAGCGTGGCACCCGAGGGCGGTGAGGCGTTGTATATCCTTGTCCACACACCCTACCTGCGTCCCGGGCACAACTGGAAAGAAATGTTGCCTCAGTATCGCGACGTGATTTTGAACAAGTTGGAACGAACCGCGGGAATGGATGGTATTCGTGACGCGATCGTGACGGAGGCTTCACTGACACCCGAAGGTATTCATAACCGATATCGAGTTCTCAACGGAGCCATCTATGGCTTGGCGAGCCACGGGAAGTACTTGGGTGCGTTTAAGCCTGCGAACCGACGCCGAGATATTAAAGGGTTGTACTTGGCTGGCGGTGCGGCTCATCCTGGCCCGGGAATGCCCATGGTCATGATGAGCGGATGGATTGCCGCTGACGCTCTTGACCAAGACGCCGAAGCCGGCACTTTAGTTGCCAGCTAA
- a CDS encoding aldehyde dehydrogenase family protein, protein MPDRSWTQATVHARCQTLSHVAGRLADMSDSLIASCSSNQRIDPVETITAELFPLCAALKWIGKNGPKVLRSKRLGAIGRPAWLWGVHSQVHRQPMGQVLILAAWNYPLLLPGVQAAQALAAGNRVLLKPAVGCEAATLLLVEAFTDAGVPREFISVLDSSNESAISAIDQGVDLIVLTGGVTTGQKVMAQAARTLTPVIMELSGCDGVIVTADADLDRAADSIVFGMQFNSGATCIAPRRLIAVDATMDALIPRLRERLQDAGEVCVHPSAAETVCDTIAKSVASGCVDLLEHFDETALRSKGRIRPVILDGANGHTATASSDLFAPVISLIRVQDMNEAIRVINDCRFRLAASVFGPLDRASEVADQLQVGTVVINDLIVPTADPRLPFGGRGASGFGVTRGAEGLLAMTTPKVVARRYGKLMPHLKPRQSGDQATLTAALTLMHGSGWKKRLSALRQMAKRG, encoded by the coding sequence TTGCCAGACCGGTCTTGGACCCAAGCGACCGTCCACGCTCGCTGTCAGACACTCTCGCACGTTGCTGGACGGCTCGCCGACATGTCCGATTCCTTGATTGCTTCGTGCTCAAGCAATCAGCGGATAGATCCCGTCGAAACCATCACTGCGGAACTTTTTCCACTTTGCGCCGCTTTGAAATGGATCGGTAAGAATGGTCCCAAGGTACTTCGCAGCAAGCGTCTTGGCGCGATCGGTCGCCCCGCTTGGTTGTGGGGAGTGCATAGCCAAGTCCATCGCCAACCGATGGGACAGGTTCTGATTCTGGCCGCTTGGAATTACCCATTGTTGCTTCCTGGGGTTCAGGCTGCTCAGGCTCTCGCAGCCGGCAATCGAGTGCTTTTAAAGCCAGCGGTTGGGTGTGAGGCAGCGACTTTATTGCTGGTCGAAGCGTTCACTGACGCGGGAGTTCCCCGTGAGTTTATCTCGGTGCTCGATTCATCGAACGAATCTGCGATATCGGCGATCGACCAAGGCGTCGACTTGATTGTTCTAACGGGTGGTGTAACAACGGGGCAAAAAGTGATGGCACAAGCCGCCCGCACGCTGACGCCTGTGATCATGGAGCTGAGCGGTTGCGACGGCGTGATCGTTACCGCTGATGCTGACCTCGATCGGGCGGCTGATTCAATTGTTTTTGGAATGCAGTTCAACAGTGGTGCAACGTGTATCGCACCACGGCGTTTGATTGCCGTTGATGCAACAATGGATGCGCTCATTCCACGATTGCGCGAGCGACTGCAGGATGCCGGCGAAGTGTGCGTGCATCCTTCGGCAGCCGAAACTGTCTGCGATACGATTGCGAAATCTGTTGCTTCCGGTTGCGTCGACTTGCTTGAACATTTTGACGAAACGGCCCTACGGTCCAAAGGTCGAATACGTCCAGTCATCTTGGATGGTGCCAATGGCCACACGGCAACTGCAAGTTCGGATCTATTCGCGCCAGTTATCTCGTTAATTCGAGTTCAGGATATGAATGAGGCGATTCGGGTGATCAACGATTGCCGCTTTCGACTGGCCGCGTCTGTGTTCGGTCCTCTTGATCGCGCCAGTGAGGTGGCCGATCAGCTACAGGTGGGGACAGTTGTGATCAACGATTTGATCGTTCCCACGGCCGATCCGCGTCTACCCTTTGGTGGGCGAGGCGCCAGCGGATTCGGTGTCACTCGGGGTGCCGAGGGATTGTTAGCGATGACCACGCCCAAGGTCGTTGCCCGTCGATACGGGAAGCTAATGCCGCACTTGAAGCCTCGGCAAAGCGGCGATCAGGCGACTTTAACGGCCGCGTTGACGTTAATGCATGGAAGCGGATGGAAAAAACGATTGTCAGCGCTACGGCAGATGGCGAAGCGAGGTTGA
- a CDS encoding protein phosphatase 2C domain-containing protein: MSNEWNPGIVYAELTDVGMRRANNQDSMAALPAKSAERFRSRGHLFVVADGMGAHAAGELASRLATEHIAMQYFRSTEGNTADALRASVVDANAEIHRRGQSNPEFHNMGTTASALTIGPSGARIAHVGDSRVYRLRGDVLEQLTFDHSLVWEMEASGKSGVNVPKNVITRSLGPNSHVDVDVEGPFPIEKGDKFLICSDGLTGLVLDEELGPLLSCLSEEKAARVLVDLANLRGGPDNITLIVVHAAEPPTQSTPDSGKRNEPSSVSQRSHNAPLSLIATAILCLIAAVALGLGGMTGPMFIAGILAIIASVFAAVQWSSRAHPSGELPLSSNSQAPYRRFDAKPNQDLYHRLGETVEKLREVSNEKNWMMEWDAVNRLQSEGAEKLAQSQLHDALRLQAEAIIETMHQLREQHNRAANETAIDT; the protein is encoded by the coding sequence GTGTCAAACGAATGGAATCCTGGAATTGTTTACGCAGAGCTGACCGATGTCGGCATGCGCCGAGCGAACAACCAGGACTCGATGGCAGCACTTCCCGCCAAATCGGCCGAACGCTTCCGTAGTCGCGGGCATCTCTTCGTCGTCGCCGATGGCATGGGCGCTCACGCTGCGGGCGAGTTAGCGAGTCGCTTGGCCACCGAGCATATCGCGATGCAGTACTTCCGTTCGACCGAAGGAAACACAGCCGACGCGCTTCGCGCTTCGGTTGTTGACGCGAATGCAGAAATTCACCGTCGCGGACAAAGCAATCCTGAATTCCACAACATGGGCACGACCGCTAGTGCCTTAACGATTGGACCTAGCGGTGCCAGAATCGCGCACGTCGGCGATTCGCGCGTTTACCGGTTGCGAGGCGATGTGCTTGAACAGCTCACGTTCGACCACTCGCTCGTTTGGGAGATGGAAGCCAGCGGAAAGTCAGGTGTGAATGTTCCCAAGAACGTGATCACTCGATCGCTGGGGCCGAACTCCCACGTCGACGTTGATGTAGAAGGCCCGTTTCCCATCGAAAAGGGCGACAAGTTCCTAATTTGCAGTGACGGACTAACCGGCTTGGTCCTCGACGAAGAACTTGGGCCCTTGCTGAGCTGCTTAAGCGAAGAGAAAGCTGCACGAGTTTTGGTCGATCTCGCGAATCTTCGCGGCGGACCAGACAACATCACGCTGATCGTGGTTCATGCCGCCGAACCACCGACTCAGTCTACGCCCGATAGCGGTAAGCGAAACGAGCCTTCGAGCGTTTCGCAACGCTCACACAATGCTCCCTTGTCTTTGATCGCAACGGCAATCCTTTGCCTGATCGCAGCGGTTGCCCTTGGATTGGGCGGAATGACAGGACCGATGTTTATCGCTGGGATCTTAGCGATCATCGCGAGTGTTTTCGCCGCGGTTCAATGGTCAAGCCGAGCACATCCCAGCGGAGAGCTGCCATTAAGTTCCAACTCGCAAGCTCCCTATCGCCGCTTCGATGCCAAACCCAATCAAGATCTCTATCACCGGCTCGGCGAGACGGTTGAAAAGCTTCGCGAAGTATCCAATGAAAAGAATTGGATGATGGAATGGGACGCCGTCAATCGACTGCAATCCGAAGGCGCTGAAAAGCTGGCCCAGTCACAATTGCATGATGCGTTGCGATTGCAGGCCGAAGCGATTATCGAAACGATGCATCAACTTCGCGAGCAGCACAATCGTGCCGCTAATGAAACCGCGATCGACACCTAA